The DNA window ACGTGATGATATGGGGGTTTTGAAGAAAAAAATGCTGGAATCTAATCTAATTATTTGGGGATCTCCAGTTTATGCTATGCAAGTATCAGGACAAATGAAAACTTTTCTGGATCGGTTAGCCCATTGGTACCATACACTAAGACTTGCAGGGAAACCAGGAGTAACAGTGTCAACAACTGCAGGATCGGGTTTAGAAGAAGTACATGGATATTTGAGGGTAGTGCTCAACGCAACAGGAGTAAAAGTAGTATCAACATTGGATACATTTGGAACACTTCCAGGAACGCTCGTTAATCATGAAAATGCTTTAAAGTCAGCAAATAAAGTAGCTTATGAAATATATCCTTTTTTAACTGGTGAAAAACCTATTACATCTGATAAAGGACTTGAAGAAACATTCCAGGCGAACAAAATTAAAGTCACCTACGGTGCTGAAGTATTGGTAGCGGATCGCAGATACTGGGAAGAAAATGGGATATTGGAAATGAACTCATTTAATGAATTACTCCAAAAAATCAAACAGAAATCCTAGGTACTACTCCTGATGCATGTAAGAAGTATTGAGGAAAAATGATGATGCTTTATTTTCAAAAAATCAATCTAATGGTGACCATATGAGTACTGGGATTATTCAGTACTCCTACCGTGAACTGAATAATTTCATTGGTTGGGTACCAGATGAGGGTGGGTTCTA is part of the Methanobacterium formicicum DSM 3637 genome and encodes:
- a CDS encoding flavodoxin family protein, which gives rise to MRIFGFIGSPLKNKSNTYTLTKMMLDKLQDIDGNLKYDLFTAEDVNIMSCKGCWSCMSSGFCPLDERDDMGVLKKKMLESNLIIWGSPVYAMQVSGQMKTFLDRLAHWYHTLRLAGKPGVTVSTTAGSGLEEVHGYLRVVLNATGVKVVSTLDTFGTLPGTLVNHENALKSANKVAYEIYPFLTGEKPITSDKGLEETFQANKIKVTYGAEVLVADRRYWEENGILEMNSFNELLQKIKQKS